One Acidimicrobiia bacterium DNA window includes the following coding sequences:
- the dcd gene encoding dCTP deaminase: MILSDRTIKEELAAGRVVIEPLAEGSVQPSSVDLHVDRYFRVFRNDTTPFIDPKEPQEDLTELVEVPDGRTFILHPSEFVLGSTLERVALPDDLVARLEGKSSLGRLGLLIHSTAGFVDAGWDGHLTLELSNVANLPIAIYPGMKIGQISFLRMTTPADSPYGSKQTGSKYQGQRGPTPSRYYLNFPRGAG; the protein is encoded by the coding sequence GTGATCCTGTCGGACCGGACGATCAAGGAAGAGCTCGCGGCCGGCCGCGTCGTCATCGAGCCGCTCGCCGAGGGGTCGGTGCAGCCCAGCTCGGTGGACCTGCACGTCGACCGCTACTTCCGTGTGTTCCGCAACGACACGACGCCGTTCATCGACCCGAAGGAACCGCAGGAGGACCTGACCGAGCTCGTCGAGGTCCCCGACGGCCGCACGTTCATCCTCCATCCCAGCGAGTTCGTGCTCGGCTCGACGCTCGAACGCGTCGCGCTGCCCGACGACCTCGTCGCGCGCCTCGAGGGCAAGTCGAGCCTCGGCCGTCTCGGCCTCCTCATCCACAGCACCGCAGGATTCGTCGACGCAGGCTGGGACGGGCACCTGACCCTCGAGCTGTCGAACGTCGCCAACCTCCCGATCGCGATCTACCCGGGCATGAAGATCGGGCAGATCTCGTTCCTGCGCATGACGACGCCCGCCGACAGTCCGTACGGGTCGAAGCAGACGGGCTCGAAGTACCAGGGCCAGCGCGGTCCGACGCCGAGTCGCTACTACCTCAACTTCCCGCGTGGCGCGGGCTGA
- a CDS encoding DUF1801 domain-containing protein produces MADPKTDASKLIDKRIRELGDWRGETLGAVRAIIKDADPDVVEEWKWAKATSPGTPVWSHNGGICTGETYKNVVKLTFFKGATLKDPSGLFNSSLQGKVRRAIDIKEADKIDARALKALVREAVALNAKGK; encoded by the coding sequence ATGGCCGACCCGAAGACCGACGCTTCCAAGCTCATCGACAAGCGGATCAGGGAGCTCGGCGACTGGCGGGGTGAGACGCTCGGCGCGGTGCGAGCGATCATCAAGGACGCCGACCCCGACGTCGTCGAAGAGTGGAAGTGGGCCAAGGCCACCAGTCCCGGTACGCCGGTCTGGTCGCACAACGGCGGGATCTGCACCGGCGAGACCTACAAGAACGTCGTCAAGCTCACGTTCTTCAAGGGAGCGACGCTGAAGGATCCGTCGGGGCTGTTCAACTCCAGTCTCCAGGGCAAGGTCAGGCGGGCGATCGACATCAAGGAAGCGGACAAGATCGACGCACGTGCGCTGAAGGCTCTCGTCCGAGAAGCGGTGGCGCTCAACGCGAAGGGCAAGTAG
- a CDS encoding SDR family oxidoreductase, translating to MPWSPDPDALRGRVAVVAGATRGAGRGIAAALGEAGATVVCTGRTTRTRRSEYDRPETIEETADLVTALGGVGIAIPVDHLDRARVAALAERIRAERGHVDVLVNDIWGAERLKGGPAEWNTPIWEHDLDTGLRILRLGVETHLVTSHHLLPLVIDAPGGLVVEITDGTTEYNASNYRISVFYDLAKVAVNRLAFSQGHELAPFGGAAVAVTPGWLRSEMMLEGFGVTEETWRDALRADRGGLRPTAPPGFAASESPRYVGRGIAALAADPDRARWNQRSVTAADLAREYGFTDVDGTQPDAWRDL from the coding sequence ATGCCTTGGTCACCGGATCCTGACGCGTTGCGCGGGCGCGTCGCGGTCGTCGCCGGTGCGACGCGGGGCGCGGGCCGCGGGATCGCGGCCGCGCTCGGGGAAGCGGGTGCGACCGTCGTCTGCACCGGCCGTACGACGCGGACCCGCCGCTCGGAGTACGACCGGCCCGAGACGATCGAGGAGACCGCGGACCTGGTGACCGCGCTCGGCGGCGTCGGGATCGCGATCCCGGTCGATCACCTCGACCGCGCGCGGGTGGCGGCGCTCGCGGAGCGGATCCGCGCCGAGCGCGGACACGTCGACGTCCTGGTGAACGACATCTGGGGTGCCGAGCGTCTCAAGGGCGGTCCCGCCGAGTGGAACACGCCCATCTGGGAGCACGACCTCGACACCGGGCTGCGCATCCTGCGCCTGGGCGTCGAGACACACCTCGTCACGTCGCATCATCTCTTGCCGCTGGTGATCGACGCGCCCGGTGGGTTGGTGGTCGAGATCACGGACGGCACGACGGAGTACAACGCGTCGAACTACCGCATCTCGGTGTTCTACGACCTCGCCAAGGTCGCGGTGAACCGGCTCGCGTTCTCGCAGGGCCACGAGCTCGCGCCCTTCGGCGGTGCTGCGGTCGCCGTCACGCCCGGCTGGTTGCGGTCGGAGATGATGCTCGAAGGCTTCGGCGTCACCGAGGAGACCTGGCGCGACGCGCTCCGCGCCGATCGCGGGGGCCTTCGGCCGACGGCGCCGCCCGGGTTCGCCGCGTCCGAGTCACCGCGTTACGTCGGGCGGGGGATCGCGGCGCTGGCCGCGGATCCGGACCGCGCCAGATGGAACCAGCGGTCCGTCACCGCGGCGGACCTGGCCCGGGAGTACGGCTTCACGGACGTCGACGGGACGCAGCCCGACGCGTGGCGCGACCTCTGA
- a CDS encoding LLM class F420-dependent oxidoreductase, with product MNLTGTGVWSHELRYGDPGAIAEAVEELESVGYSAAWIPDVGGDVFTSLDRLLASTSTLTVATGILNIWMHTPADVGAWHRGLDDDRRSRLLLGLGVSHGPLIDAQPGMSWTRPVATMRAYLDGLDDHGVAPDERCLAALGPRMLELARDRSLGAHPYLVTPEHTGFARSILGEDARLLVEQGVVLERDAGPAREIARQALEVYCNLPNYVNNWKRLGFSDDDVDSRSDRLVDALVAWGDDDAIAARVREHRDAGADHVCIQVLRAAGSGMPLDAWRALAPAVT from the coding sequence GTGAACCTGACGGGAACCGGTGTGTGGTCGCACGAGCTGCGCTACGGCGACCCGGGCGCGATCGCCGAGGCGGTCGAGGAGCTCGAGTCCGTCGGGTACAGCGCGGCGTGGATCCCCGACGTCGGCGGCGACGTCTTCACGTCGCTCGACCGCCTGCTCGCGTCGACGTCGACGTTGACGGTGGCGACCGGCATCCTCAACATCTGGATGCACACACCGGCCGACGTCGGCGCGTGGCACCGCGGGCTCGACGACGACCGGCGGTCCCGGTTGCTGCTCGGGCTCGGTGTGAGCCACGGTCCGTTGATCGACGCGCAGCCGGGCATGTCGTGGACGCGACCGGTCGCGACGATGCGCGCGTACCTCGACGGGCTCGACGACCACGGCGTCGCACCCGATGAGCGCTGCCTTGCCGCGCTCGGGCCTCGCATGTTGGAGCTCGCGCGTGACCGGTCGCTCGGTGCCCACCCGTACCTCGTCACGCCCGAGCACACGGGGTTCGCGCGTTCGATCCTCGGCGAGGATGCGAGGCTGCTCGTCGAGCAGGGAGTCGTGCTCGAGCGTGACGCAGGACCCGCGCGCGAGATCGCACGGCAGGCCCTCGAGGTCTACTGCAACCTGCCGAACTACGTGAACAACTGGAAGCGTCTCGGCTTCAGCGACGACGACGTCGACTCCCGCAGCGACCGCCTCGTCGACGCGCTGGTGGCATGGGGGGACGACGACGCGATCGCGGCGCGCGTTCGTGAGCACCGTGACGCGGGCGCGGACCACGTCTGCATCCAGGTGTTGCGCGCGGCGGGATCCGGGATGCCGCTCGACGCGTGGCGCGCGCTCGCACCCGCGGTCACGTGA
- a CDS encoding TetR/AcrR family transcriptional regulator, which yields MSRRAEQSRTTREHLVEVATGLFAARGYEGTSIEAVLEEAGVSRGALYHHFKGKDALFDAVLASVELRIAEETLAAVADVTDPAHPDPVAGLRAGSLAWIRLAGDPVVRRIVLIDAPAVLGWERWREIEEENALGGVKAVMQTAADAGLVPAELADLFAHMLLASVNELALVVARSDDRAAAQDTAEKAVDALLARLLRG from the coding sequence GTGAGCAGGCGGGCCGAGCAGAGCCGTACGACGCGCGAGCACCTCGTCGAGGTCGCGACGGGCCTGTTCGCGGCCAGGGGCTACGAGGGCACGTCGATCGAGGCCGTCCTCGAGGAGGCCGGCGTCAGCCGCGGCGCGCTGTACCACCACTTCAAGGGCAAGGACGCGCTGTTCGACGCCGTACTCGCGAGCGTCGAGCTGCGCATCGCCGAGGAGACGCTCGCGGCCGTCGCGGACGTGACCGATCCCGCACACCCGGATCCCGTCGCGGGGCTGCGGGCCGGGTCGCTCGCGTGGATCCGTCTCGCCGGCGATCCCGTCGTCCGCCGCATCGTCCTGATCGACGCGCCCGCGGTGCTCGGCTGGGAGCGGTGGCGCGAGATCGAGGAGGAGAACGCGCTCGGCGGCGTGAAGGCGGTCATGCAGACGGCGGCCGACGCCGGGCTCGTCCCGGCCGAGCTCGCCGACCTCTTCGCGCACATGCTCCTCGCGAGCGTGAACGAGCTCGCGCTCGTCGTCGCGCGCTCGGACGACCGTGCGGCCGCCCAGGACACGGCGGAGAAGGCGGTCGACGCGCTGCTCGCGCGCCTGCTGCGCGGATGA